In the genome of Lathyrus oleraceus cultivar Zhongwan6 chromosome 4, CAAS_Psat_ZW6_1.0, whole genome shotgun sequence, the window TTCTCTTTTATGGGTGGTTTCTCCGGTTACAACCAGATCCGAATGGCTCaagaagacatggagaaaaccatTTTCATAACCTCATGAGGTGCCTTCTGCTGCAAGGTCATGCCTTTTGGATTAGAGAACGTTGGTGCTACATACGAATGAGCCATGGTcactctctttcacgacatgattcatagagagattgaggtctatgttgatgatatgatagCCAAATATCAAACCGAAGAGGAACACCTCTTCAATCTAGAAAAGTTGTTTGAGAGGCTAAGGAAATTCAAATTGAGGCTTAATCCCAACAAGTGCacatttggggtaagatccgACAAATTACTAGGTTTTATCAGGAGTCAACGTGGCATTGAGGTAGATCCTGAGAAAGTGAAGGCTATAAAAGATATGCCTCCACCCAAAACTATAAATGAAGTCAGAGGATTCCTAGGGCGATTGAAGTGCATTgctaggttcatatctcaccttaCGACCACGTATGAGCCGATCTTCAAACTTCTCCGAAAGGACCAAGCCGTCATTTGGAATGACGATTACCAAAGAGCTTTTGAAAAGATCGATGAGTACTTGCAAGAACCTTTTATTTTAATGCCTCATGTACCCGGCAAGCCATTTATCATGTACCTCACCGTCCTTAAGGTATCCATGAGATACGTCCTTGGCCAACATGACGAAACTGGTAGAAAAGAGCACAATATATATtacttaagcaagaagtttaCCGATTACGAAAGTAGGTattcaatgcttgaaaagacttgttgtgcattagcTTGGGTTGCCAAACGCTTAAGACAGTACATGCTCACTCATACAACATTATTGATCTCTAAGATGGACCCcgtcaaatacatctttgagaagcctgctcttATCGGTAGAGTATCCCGATGCAAATGGCTTTAACCGGGTATGCatccaacatgtcactcaaaaggacatcaaagggagtgtattgtccgacTATCTTGTACATCAGCCCTTGGAGGACTACCAGTCTATGAACTTTGAATTTCCCGATGAAGATATTATGTTGATTAGGGATTGCAACATCCCCGACCCTGAGGAAGGACCTGAGCCTGGGTCCCATTGGACTttggtttttgatggagcttctaacgCTCATGACAATGGCATTGGAGCAGTTATCACCTCCCTAACTAGTTTTCACCTCCCCTTCACCACAAGGTTGTGCTTTGAATGTAAAAATAATTGTATCTTTGGTATTGAAACTATAATTAATCTTAGGATCAAAATCCTTGAAGTCTATAGAGATTCAGCCTTGGTGATCAACCAAGTCAAAGGATGTTGGGATACTAGAAATCATAAGCTCATCCCTTACAAGGAGAATGTCTTAAAACTAATCCCTTACTTTGATGAGATCACATTCCATCACATCCctcgagaggagaatcagttaGCCGATGCATTAGCAACTTTGGCGTCCATGTTTAAGGTTaagtggaagaatgaagcaccacCCCTTTCACCTCAACTACTTGGACGAGCCCGCTTACTGTTTGGTGGCTGAAGACGAAGCCAATGGTTatccttggttctatgacatcatGATATTCCTGGAGTGCCAAGAATACCCCAAGGATACATCCATCACCGACAAGAAGTATCTTCAGAAACTGTCTTCCAAGTTCTTATTAAGTGGAAGGatactatacaagagaaattatgattcgATTTTTCTAagatgtgtgaacaagcaagAAGCAAACCAAATCATAATGAAAAtccatgaaggctcctttgggACGCATGTCAGTGGACACACTATGATGAAGAAAATCTTGAGGGCCGACTActattggatgactatggagtTTGATTGTCACCGCCATGTCTAAAcatgccataaatgccagatttatgccgACAAGATTCATGTACCACCAATTCCACTTAATGTCTTGATACTCCTTGGCCTTTTTCCATGTGAGGCATTGACATAATCGGATGCATATAGCCAACTTCCTCGaatgggcatcacttcatccttgtAGCCATTGACCATTTCATaaaatgggtggaagcaattTCATACGCCAACGTTACCAGACAAGTGATGGCTTGGTTCATAAGAAAAGAAATCATCTGCCGTTATGGGgtccccaacaagatcattattgataatggatctaacctcaataacaagatgaCGAAAGAGCTATATCGAAGCTTCAAAATTGGCCACCACAGCTCATTGCCTtataggcctaagatgaatggtgttgttaAGGCAGCCAACAAATACATTAAGATTATCATGTaaaagatggtggaaacctacaAATATTGGTACGAAATGCTCTTGTTCGCATTACATGGCTATCGCACTTCACTGCGTACTTCCACTagggcaactcctttctctctcgtgtatggcatggatgcagtcttgccaattgaagtagagattccttccttaaggattttgacaGATGTCAAGCTTGTTGAAGTCGAACGGGTCCAAGCCCGATTTGACCAATtaaacctcattgatgagaagtGCTTGGCAGCCATCTACTACGACCAGCTTTATCAAAAGCGCATCAAAAAGGAACACAAAAAGAAGGTCTTCCCCCACAACCTCGAGGTTGGAGACCTTGTATTGAAGAAGATTCTGCCCACTCACACCGATCcaaggggcaaatggacaccgaattacGAAGGCCCATACATTGTGAGAAGTCTTCTCTAGAGGAGCCTTGATCCTTGtaactatggatgatgaagatctttcatcccctgtgaatgcggatgcagtcaAAAAGTACTATGcttgaaaaaataaataaaaaaatagcccgataagttgaaaacctaaaagggcgaCTTATGtaaaaaatgggtatcccggtagactgaaaacccgaaagggcggtttaggtaaaaattagggatttaataAAAGCGAGAGGCTGCATCCCGCCAAGAATCCTTTTTCAATCCTCCGCAAGTCAATCCAGTCACTCTCCTTCTGAAAGCAAGATCAAAGGACGACCAAAGGCATAGAGACTATATCAGAATTAAAATTTGGTGGAAACCCGAGATGTTTCATTGCCATTATAGTTTTCCAATTTCTTTTTGCAATCACCTCTTTTTGGAATTGCTTATTTGTACAAAATCACCCGTTTTTGGGACGTTTATCAATAAAATCAGTTCCCTTATACATGCTTAATAATTTTACTTTTCCTATTTTGTCTGCGAAATATGACTTTTTCTCAAAATGATATCACATCGGAATTTCTTGATAAAAACAATCTTTTTCAAACAAAAACTTTAAGGGAAACAACATAGAATTACTTCTCTTTCATAAGTATCTAAAGGTAACCAAAAATACATTTGGTATCCCCAACCTAAACGCACCACACAGTCCCGTGGACTTGGCCAATCATTTCTTCTCCAGCAGAAATCCTTAGCTATTGCACCTAGTGCTTGCTTGGATATCGGAAATTCCAATTATCCAATGCCGGAAAGCCAACACTTTCCCCAACCAAATTTTCAAGCCCAATCACTTGGCACAACTTGCAAACTTTGCATTTTCCATAATTCCCCTGCAGCAACTCGAAAATGCATCGACATCTTGCATACATGACATCATATTATAAGTATCTTCTGAAAACTTATATTCAGTTGATTCATCAAAATCCATAATTTCCCAGCCGTTGTTAGGAATTTCCTCCAATAGAGTCAACATACGATCTCAAAATATTTCCTTAAACAGAGTCACGTATTTCTAGCTGTTGCTAAGAATCGTCATTGAACTATCATTTTATCTCTTAACTAGTTTCCTCAAACAGGGTCAGGTATTCTTGGCTGTTGCTAAAAGAATCATGTAGCGGGATATTCGTTACCATttagaaatattgactaaatctaaggtaatccattcaagtcgagtcaccaccgtacttctatttatccaaaggaatggttagaaagcgaacaaaaacctgaaagttttatcgaatcaaaaactagtaaaaatgtcagagatcggggtaatggggttggttatgcaatgagaaggttttaagcacccaaaacatcctaggtactcctaaggagcccttttcacatctgttgtaaggttggtatgttgtgaaaaatttgtttgtgaaaacatgattgaagagatgagaagagaatatacaagttatttacattttgtgtttaaatggataaactcattgcctacgtaccatcttaaaaatattaggatcaaaacctcgtagtttggggtaaaaatctcaaaaggagttggtgaatttattggtccaaaatccttaaggtcttttgttatccaagggagaagactcaacctaaaaccacaaatccaccatgtgaggatagcttcaacatgctagtgaggggttaaccctataataagcatggaagactcattttccatcactaaggatataggtgagtattacatctacctcaaggataactcaaacctaatagctaagggttataaaaagggtttgattaagaaagtggtcattgaaaccacaaaaaatatttgaatgagttatatttaccaatgaaaagtatttataaaatatggtcaaagttgacttaaaggttcaattcaaaataagtgttatgaaaagaaagtttgaaaatcaaaagcataaggcttagaTTTCTAATATTTGAAGAGAAATatcaaatgtttgcacaaaagttttgacttgggttaggatggagagaagaagaagggctaaattcctaaacatacaagagataagggataagaaataaaaccacaaatggagctcctctcttgagatcatattgatgatccaagtagctcccatcctttggaatatgcaagcaaaataatagtaagctcaagcaatcaacataatcaaacaagctcttggaaagttcctcaatggctcttagatctccctctcttagaagctcatggcaatggttcctctCTTAGGCccaatgttggaatccctagtacaagaacacacacattaaaaagttctatcaaacaaaccaagaatgaacaagaaggagtttagaaaaTGGTCTCTTCAAAGTTCTCTTTAGCATTTaatagcattctaaaggcccaatgcctagttgctctttgactccaaaatttcatagggaaagtcctaaagtctaagtccatttgttcatttctttgcatttggtccacaacaaacaaaacaaaacacaaacacaatgatatatacacgattatatgctcaagtgagcaaagggcaaattgcattaacataaacatgtcaaatgagcaaagagcaaaagcaaatgaataaaatgtacaagaatagtaaattgcataaatgtaaagagcaaaaagtaaatgttaatagttaatggtgtcataccccaaaatttgcccgttaatcttgcaagacatttttcaaggcaccctaactcatttttcaagacgttgatcttaaaagaacaaagacccagcacacaggtggccaaatccagcaaatgacttaaaatggcttgctcgctaggcgagcaaaatccttcgcctagcgaactcttcgctgcaccactcgcctagcgaagcttgcgaataccagaaattttgggcttcattctgagcccattaggtcacaaaaattattataaataccaagacctcattcagaaaaaagGGACAGAGACAGACGGTGGACAGagagggaacaagcaaaccctaacagaggcaaccggaaaaaccctggaggctaaccaagagaattcagaacaaccctaaaggaaaccctgaaggaaactcatctgcacaaaggttacctccgcccaactcaatccgacaccaaccctaagagtgatctgccaattcaacattgcaattcaattgcaaacaggtttgcactaccactaccgctttatgctcccaatttacatttggcattatgattgaatttataaatgtatcttaggttttgcatgtggatttaagtatgcatggatgtcttgaatgtttaaccatgtaatttctgtaatggatgccatagggtttggagcttgctgaaatcgtactgttattaaactcaaaacccgcagccgttcgctagcacatcgctacgcgaacatgtagcgagtgttcgccaagccttcgctaggcgaggcagtagcgaacatgacagtctcTGAATTTTTTTCTATTCTGTTTTATATTTATCTGACATGTCCTATCATATCtgtgtattatttgcctgacattattactgctgcgattcctttgttcggtgcaactattgattgcaccccatttggtattctgacctgtttgctgaattttgtaagggctcacatattcccgaagaaggtagcttgctaggtattccactttatttgtgggatacccttgtggagattcatcctaattacctaactgattacaaatggtgcctttgaatatatgatcctggccctctctttgttgccttacggtattacggtcatgtcccgtgaatgtcgggatacacttagcaaaggccattcggttaaatcatcatgtccctataagataaatcatagtccaTCGGATGTcgcctgcgaatatatgattttgtccctcgatgacccttcaTTGTAGCCTACGAGttaatgatgattgtcccttcgaatgctaaggtatccttacaaatgttgcctccaatgaccaatcgatgaccctacgatgtccctttacatccaaaggataagactacttatttctcaatagtaaggacagtcttaccctcctaaggataggaaatacccataaagaccttgggtaggtataactcttaaatgttgactcacaacttaaaatacttttcacacctcacactttgcaaaacatctattagaaaatcaccacttggtatacattcgtactagaatcattgccaagttatatttttctaaacagctttcaaaattaaatgagataaatactttgtatacagtcgtacaagaatcattacaaagttaaactctcttttcaaaacattttctaaacagttctcaaacactttttcggacaagaaaaacataagtgattaagcaattaagagcccatggataaccatggatacaaagggtgctaacaccttccctttgtataatgtacctcccgaacccaaaatctaatcaaggtctttcctgttcttttccgcctttcctcattggataaaagaaaagtcggtggcgactcttgctatccgcgacatttgctttccaaagcaaaaacatcaaaagtcagttcaccgtatgacagaattggcgactctgctgaggacccttaaaaagagaggttgccttaaaaaaaaaacaaagtcacttatttgaattgtctgatttacttttaagggattgcttgggtattttatgctagagtgaaagatcctacacccagatctagtgtaccttaggtaagtagcaagagatcatcgcgactgtccggcgtatactggaatggttaaaatgatggctacggttaatgtgacactttggatgtcctgatgttcctcatgtttacttgaggagaaatttggcgtctgcgtggtgtcatcaaagcattaaccagacctttagaatcctaattgactcatcttggccattagaaagtagtgagataactgacttcggttccgattggggttggttgagactcgatactacactctttgagattggactttagggaagctttggtcaaccacttggtgttgcgctgaagtggacttaagggaaggtcaatgattggagatccttttagaacccggttactattctaggacaggttgaaccaaccaaacttcggtggggagggtacttacctatggaactcatgcaagccttaaaacttaggaatgattgttgtgtgacttgcttgtgcttgttatttacttaacatcataacatcataacatcataacatcatggcattgtactaactgtttcaaggacttagggatttaactttgctctgttttgtaaggctatggcttccaggaagactatccggatcaatttcgtagcgacctctcctcaactcaaggatttagtgtcagaacttcccgatcatgctcagttcatccagaaacatggttctctcctcaatttggttaccactggtttcaaagaagatatgatgagagttctattccagttcttcgatcctaaacatcattgcttcaccttcccagattatcagttggtacccacattagaagaattctccaggctgcttgggatacctatcattgatcaaacacctttcagtggtttagaaaagattccgaagtctgaagaagtcgttgcggctttacacatgacaaagtccgacattgaaactaattgggtaacaagaagtggaattaagggtttacttgccaaatttctgataaataaggcccgagaattcttaaaggttatggatgtccatgctttcgaagatgtcctagcattactaatctatggtttggtgttatttcctaatccaaaccaattcatagacatgaatgctattaagatatttctcactcataaccctgtgcctaccttgcttggagacattttgcattcccttcacactcgtactatgaaaaggcaagggactctcatgtgctgcgtaccgTTATTATTTAGGTGGTTTATTTtgcaccttcctcaatcagtcttgaagaatgagcaaattttgaaatggtctcaaaggataatgtcgctctcccattcagacatccgttagtgtcctcatctcgaagaaaatgttatcatcattgaccgttgtggagaattctctaacgtaccgctcatggggataagaggaggtattacttataacccagctttagccctacgtcagtttggttatgctcgaagagagggtccacatgaaataattattcaaggcactgtgtttgactatgacaacgactctcaaggtctccgtcaaaggtttgtacgagcttggggctTGGTGAAAAtaagtactttaggacagaaaaactttattcctatggaaccttatctcagatgggtacgcgtcagagctcgtgagcttaccatgccatatcttgcggtcggacccctgattgttgaaccaggagttgaaggaggtactcctcagatcattccttatccagatatgcctaccaatgttgaagaattgaagaaatcctggatccagttgagagaggaaagggatacttttgaaactcagttcggtgcagaaaggaagaaagtgttagagctcaccagcca includes:
- the LOC127135783 gene encoding uncharacterized protein LOC127135783, which gives rise to MNFEFPDEDIMLIRDCNIPDPEEGPEPGSHWTLVFDGASNAHDNGIGAVITSLTSFHLPFTTRLCFECKNNCIFGIETIINLRIKILEVYRDSALVINQVKGCWDTRNHKLIPYKENVLKLIPYFDEITFHHIPREENQLADALATLASMFKVKWKNEAPPLSPQLLGRARLLFGG